A genomic window from Ananas comosus cultivar F153 linkage group 22, ASM154086v1, whole genome shotgun sequence includes:
- the LOC109727094 gene encoding cytochrome P450 94A2-like translates to MEMITSLSSLFFALPFIALLSIFFLRRNHPPSNPPALSILRGYPVVGNLPSFVRNHRRMVEWTSELLLASPTGTVSVAPLVLTADPAAVEHVAKSSFHNYPKIPSFVSAFHDFLGTGILNSDGEPWRVQRRTAELEFGTRPLRSSVLEIVNSEIACHLFPLLQFKDRKQELFDFQNVLGRFAFDVICRVVFGEDVRVLGEEKSELFYRAFDGAAAVSIDRSKQHFSALWKLKEWLDGASAKQLRESVRILHESIDRLLQLRKAKSNGFLSRFVDDETLSAAHVRDVLINFVIAGRDTVPTALTWFFWVLSSRPDVVEKIHDEIRSVRSSNANDDDEEGSGDKAFGLDELREMNYLHAAITETLRLHPPVPLTPRVSAVEDELPDGTPVGKGWMVIYNAHAMGRSERVWGPDCREFRPERWLDGAGGGRFRPASPFKYTAFHAGPRMCLGKEVAYVQMKAVAASVIEGFDVEVAEERGRFVLGMTMKMEGGLPVRVRERNPTAKIV, encoded by the coding sequence ATGGAGATGATCACatccctctcctccctcttcttcgCCCTCCCTTTCATTGCActcctctccatcttcttcctccgaCGAAACCACCCACCCTCTAATCCTCCGGCCCTCTCCATCCTCCGCGGCTACCCGGTCGTCGGCAACCTCCCCTCCTTCGTCCGCAACCACCGCCGCATGGTCGAGTGGACTTCCGAGCTCCTCCTCGCCTCCCCGACCGGCACCGTCTCCGTCGCCCCGCTCGTCCTCAccgccgaccccgccgccgTCGAGCACGTCGCCAAATCCAGCTTCCACAACTACCCGAAGATCCCCTCCTTCGTCAGCGCCTTCCACGACTTCCTCGGCACCGGCATCCTCAACTCCGACGGCGAGCCTTGGCGCGTCCAGCGCAGGACCGCCGAGCTCGAGTTCGGCACCAGGCCGCTGCGCAGCTCAGTTCTTGAAATCGTGAATTCGGAGATCGCCTGTCACCTATTCCCGCTGCTGCAATTcaaagatcgaaaacaagaatTGTTCGACTTTCAGAACGTACTCGGCCGGTTCGCTTTTGACGTTATATGCCGTGTGGTGTTCGGCGAGGACGTGAGGGTGCTCGGCGAGGAGAAGAGCGAGCTTTTCTATCGAGCGTTCGACGGCGCGGCGGCGGTGAGCATCGACCGGTCGAAGCAGCATTTCTCGGCTCTGTGGAAGCTCAAGGAGTGGCTCGACGGCGCCTCCGCGAAGCAGCTCCGGGAGTCGGTGAGAATCCTCCACGAATCCATCGACCGGCTCCTGCAGTTGCGGAAAGCGAAGAGCAACGGTTTCTTATCCCGATTCGTGGACGACGAGACGCTCTCGGCGGCGCACGTTCGCGATGTCCTGATAAACTTCGTCATCGCGGGGCGCGACACGGTGCCGACGGCGCTCACGTGGTTCTTCTGGGTGCTGTCGTCGCGGCCCGACGTGGTCGAGAAGATACACGACGAGATCAGATCGGTGCGCAGTTCGAATGCGAACGATGACGATGAGGAAGGCAGCGGCGATAAAGCATTCGGGCTGGACGAGCTGAGGGAGATGAACTACCTGCACGCGGCGATAACGGAGACGCTGCGGCTGCACCCGCCGGTGCCGCTCACGCCGCGGGTGAGCGCGGTGGAGGACGAGCTCCCCGACGGGACGCCGGTGGGGAAGGGGTGGATGGTGATCTACAACGCGCACGCGATGGGGCGGTCGGAGCGGGTGTGGGGGCCGGACTGTCGGGAATTCAGGCCGGAGCGGTGGCTggacggcgccggcggcgggcggTTTCGGCCGGCGAGCCCGTTCAAGTACACGGCGTTCCACGCCGGGCCGAGGATGTGCCTGGGGAAGGAGGTGGCGTACGTGCAGATGAAGGCGGTGGCGGCGAGCGTGATCGAGGGGTTCGACgtcgaggtggcggaggagagggggaggttCGTGCTCGGGATGACGATGAAGATGGAAGGAGGGCTGCCGGTGAGGGTGAGGGAGAGGAACCCGACAGCGAAAATTGTTTGA